Proteins found in one uncultured Desulfuromonas sp. genomic segment:
- a CDS encoding beta-ketoacyl synthase N-terminal-like domain-containing protein has product MHSESTQLPAVAIVGIGGIFPQAPTLEHFWSIIRNGVATASQPPKGRWQLPVDEAYHPEEGKADCVYSKKACFVDDFTLDLPFDQLNVDENLVEQLDPLFQLLLQAGVTAWQEGNMAQIDPQRMGVIVGNLALPSETASKLAQDYVGRTIYEQLFDQQLEASTSPLNRYMTGLPAAVLGKALGLGGTCFTLDAACASSLYAIKLAVDELQSGRADAMLTGGVARPDSQYTQMGFSQLHALSPTGVCAPFDQSGNGLVVGEGAGVLLLKRTEDALRDGDHIYAQIAGIGLSNDIGGSLLAPMSEGQLRAMRAAYQQAGWQPQDVDHIECHATGTPVGDAVEFASLKQLWQDQASDHRCVIGSVKSNIGHLLTAAGSAAVIKTLLALKHQQLPPTAGFQQAGEQMGMEDSPFDVLPTCQPWHRSQTRPRRAAVSAFGFGGINAHLLLEEWMENRSLPTTASPQHSCEPIAIVGLDVRLAEHADTAAFRRNWLADQEEPPFSSPEHWYGAKTSQWFKQEFSQQNSGSGHYLDQVAVQPGAFRIPPTELKEMLPRQALMLKSAAAALDDAGLKDHDHLNTGVFVGTGLDLNATSFSLRWGLPERVRLWAAQNGSDLDQQQLEQWCDALRDAVCPPLTANRTMGALGSVVASRIAREFKCGGSCFTIAAEENSAIQALQLATEALRRNDVKVAIVGGVDLPGDIRAQLSASRLADLTSINEGACCVILMPLSEAEQQGHTIYARVTDVSTTSAANDNFTAPQAAAIARLTETTDTAYVDHIASNTSALNLLRHQIQPSWPVSSSERYGHSGEAAGLVGVIAAALSLHQRILPASSNNNARYWLHNRQEGPRRALVTSAATGGLLAAVRLEEDDRYEAPLPGRLPASALNRALFAVHGSTPGHLLSKLTELEQWLHRQDQTAVAPVALQWRLSSQPDNTPGLALTLVCENLTELNQQIAFAREHLTHHPDQRLDGRGGARLPACARDNVFYNPTPLANQGQIAFVFPGSGNQFPHMGRELGLLWPEIFEQQHRDNQRLKDQFQPHLFWNGTDREQIEQDHNGMIIAHVALCTALSDLVRRLSVSPQAALGYSLGESSSLFSLQAWQQRDAMLERIEASPLFTRDLGGPCDSARQLWHLPDDEGVDWTLGIVPVAANQVEQTLQNRERVYLLIINTPQECVIGGQRSAVEALVADLGCPFIELKGVTTVHCPVPTMVAKPYHDLHLFPTTPPQDVRFYSCASGQPYTPDTESCAAAILAQAVDRIDFVRVIENAYNDGVRLFIETGSGNSCSRMIPRILGDRPHMMRPVHVDNQPMGVTITRLMAQLIAEGVECDQSLLEQDAKELLKPADKPTNAVILTNGRANLTLPPRPMEQQNSYDVSPSPARPHVTPQPSLSKPISASQPVTSPLFATMSRTQHHHAACHDTFLGLSEQIQQLMQRNLELQKQLRAHLPEEPQPATQAQPALTATTAVAPQQAVAFDRDMCMEFAIGSIAAMLGPRFAPIDDHPTRVRLPDEPLMLVDRIIKVEGKPCSMSHGRVITEHDVTADRWYLDGERIPTCVAVEAGQADLFLSGYLGIDFHTKGHAVYRLLDAIVEFHSELPKPGDVIRYDIRIERFFRQGDTWLFRFEFDSTVNGQPLMTMRNGCAGFFSQQELDAGKGIVHTKFDLMQQQGKRPADWQEPVAMVRESYNAEQITALRHGDLVTCFGNAFKALTIGTPYTLPSGHLELVDRVTEIIPGGGRFGLGQILAEMDIQPDDWFLTCHFCDDNVMPGTLMYECCLHTLRIYLMRMGWVTAEGEAVWQPVPGVGSQLKCRGQVTEHTKTVTYEVTLKELGYRPEPYAIVDALMYADDKPVVEIINMSVRLSGVTREAMQQRWHAAPQVERSVIKPAIYDYDSILAYSNGNPSEAFGEPYKIFDQQRRIARLPRPPFQFLDRVTDVRAEAWKMEAGGTIEAQYDVPSDAWYFSEERTGQMPFSVLLEIALQPCGWMAAYVGSALTSDIDLCFRNLDGNAVQHRAVTPQTGTLTTTVKLTRVSSSGGMIIQSYDFQVEDQHGVVYSGDTVFGFFTEHALANQIGIRDAALHQPTPREEQHGVTLPYPNQAPFPDEKLRMIDEIALFAADGGPHQLGYIRGTKQVDPAEWFFQAHFYQDPVCPGSLGLESFQQLLKYVAGQRWACDEHTVFEPITLNHHHHWMYRGQIIPTNDVVTVEAVITAVDDEQKIVTADGFLQVDGKVIYQMKSFSLRMSQP; this is encoded by the coding sequence ATGCACTCTGAATCTACTCAGCTCCCCGCTGTTGCCATTGTCGGAATAGGCGGCATCTTTCCCCAAGCCCCGACTCTGGAACACTTCTGGTCCATTATTCGCAATGGTGTTGCCACAGCCTCCCAGCCGCCCAAAGGACGCTGGCAGCTACCGGTTGATGAAGCCTACCATCCTGAAGAAGGCAAAGCGGATTGCGTTTACTCGAAAAAAGCCTGTTTTGTCGACGATTTCACTCTTGATCTGCCCTTTGATCAATTGAATGTCGACGAAAATCTGGTTGAGCAGTTAGACCCGCTTTTCCAGCTCTTGCTGCAAGCCGGTGTGACGGCCTGGCAGGAAGGCAATATGGCCCAGATCGATCCGCAACGTATGGGCGTTATTGTCGGCAATTTGGCACTGCCCAGTGAAACCGCCTCAAAATTGGCTCAGGACTATGTCGGTCGGACAATTTATGAACAACTGTTCGACCAGCAGCTCGAAGCCAGCACATCGCCGCTCAACCGCTACATGACCGGACTGCCCGCTGCGGTGCTCGGCAAAGCCCTTGGGCTGGGCGGCACCTGCTTCACCCTGGATGCGGCCTGTGCCTCGTCGTTGTATGCCATCAAACTGGCGGTTGATGAGCTGCAATCGGGTCGCGCTGACGCCATGCTCACCGGCGGTGTTGCCCGCCCCGACTCGCAATATACCCAGATGGGTTTTTCTCAATTGCATGCCCTGTCTCCCACCGGCGTGTGCGCACCGTTTGACCAATCGGGAAACGGGTTGGTCGTTGGTGAAGGGGCCGGGGTACTGCTGCTTAAACGTACCGAAGATGCCTTGCGCGATGGTGACCATATTTACGCCCAGATTGCCGGTATCGGCCTGTCCAACGACATCGGCGGCAGTCTGCTGGCACCCATGTCGGAAGGTCAGCTGCGCGCCATGCGCGCCGCCTACCAACAGGCCGGTTGGCAACCACAGGATGTCGATCACATCGAATGCCACGCCACCGGCACCCCGGTTGGTGATGCCGTTGAATTTGCCAGTCTCAAGCAGCTCTGGCAGGACCAGGCCAGCGATCACCGCTGTGTTATCGGCTCGGTCAAATCGAATATCGGCCACCTGCTCACCGCTGCCGGATCGGCTGCAGTGATCAAAACCCTGCTGGCGCTCAAGCATCAGCAACTGCCACCCACCGCCGGATTTCAGCAGGCCGGTGAACAGATGGGCATGGAAGACAGCCCGTTTGACGTGTTACCCACCTGTCAACCCTGGCACCGCAGCCAAACACGCCCACGGCGGGCCGCAGTCAGTGCGTTTGGTTTCGGCGGCATCAATGCCCACCTGTTACTTGAAGAATGGATGGAGAACCGTTCTCTGCCAACTACGGCCAGTCCTCAGCATTCGTGTGAGCCGATCGCCATTGTCGGTCTGGATGTGCGGCTGGCCGAGCATGCCGACACTGCGGCCTTTCGCCGCAACTGGCTGGCTGATCAGGAGGAGCCGCCCTTTTCCTCGCCTGAGCATTGGTACGGCGCTAAAACGAGCCAATGGTTTAAACAGGAATTTTCACAGCAAAACAGCGGATCGGGACACTACCTTGATCAGGTTGCGGTACAGCCGGGAGCTTTCCGCATTCCGCCCACCGAACTCAAGGAGATGTTGCCACGCCAGGCCCTGATGCTGAAAAGTGCAGCAGCAGCTCTGGATGACGCCGGACTCAAAGATCACGACCACCTCAATACCGGGGTGTTTGTCGGCACCGGCCTGGATCTTAATGCCACCAGCTTCAGCCTGCGCTGGGGCTTGCCGGAACGGGTGCGGCTTTGGGCCGCGCAAAACGGTAGTGACTTGGACCAGCAACAACTGGAACAGTGGTGTGATGCACTGCGTGACGCCGTTTGCCCGCCGTTGACCGCCAACCGCACCATGGGAGCCCTGGGCAGCGTGGTTGCCAGCCGCATTGCGCGTGAATTCAAATGCGGTGGTTCCTGCTTTACCATAGCCGCTGAAGAAAACTCGGCCATTCAGGCCCTGCAACTGGCCACAGAAGCGTTGCGGCGCAACGATGTAAAGGTGGCAATTGTCGGTGGGGTCGACCTGCCCGGCGACATCCGCGCCCAACTCAGTGCCAGCCGTCTTGCCGACCTGACATCGATCAATGAAGGGGCCTGTTGCGTGATACTGATGCCCCTGTCTGAGGCTGAGCAACAGGGACACACCATTTACGCGCGCGTCACAGACGTGTCGACAACGTCAGCAGCGAATGACAATTTCACCGCACCGCAAGCCGCTGCAATCGCCCGACTGACGGAGACAACCGACACAGCCTATGTGGATCACATTGCCTCGAACACGTCGGCACTGAACCTTTTGCGGCACCAGATTCAGCCATCCTGGCCTGTGTCCAGCTCAGAACGGTATGGCCACAGCGGTGAAGCCGCCGGACTTGTCGGCGTCATTGCCGCAGCGCTGTCTCTGCACCAGCGTATCTTGCCTGCCTCGTCAAACAACAACGCCCGCTACTGGCTGCACAATCGCCAGGAGGGACCGCGTCGGGCTCTGGTAACCAGTGCCGCTACCGGCGGACTATTGGCCGCCGTACGCCTTGAAGAGGATGACCGCTACGAAGCCCCACTACCAGGGCGCTTGCCTGCATCCGCCTTGAACCGCGCCCTGTTTGCTGTCCATGGGTCAACGCCGGGCCACCTGCTCAGCAAACTGACGGAACTGGAGCAGTGGCTGCACCGTCAGGACCAGACAGCCGTTGCCCCAGTAGCCTTGCAGTGGCGCCTCAGTTCGCAACCGGACAATACACCGGGACTGGCCCTGACTCTGGTGTGCGAAAACTTGACGGAACTCAACCAACAGATCGCTTTTGCTCGCGAGCATCTGACACATCACCCGGATCAACGTCTCGACGGCCGCGGCGGTGCGCGCCTTCCGGCCTGCGCCCGTGACAATGTATTTTACAATCCAACTCCGTTGGCCAATCAGGGTCAGATAGCCTTTGTCTTTCCCGGTTCCGGCAATCAGTTCCCCCACATGGGACGGGAATTGGGCCTGTTGTGGCCGGAGATCTTTGAGCAGCAACATCGCGACAACCAGCGCCTCAAAGACCAGTTTCAACCGCACCTGTTCTGGAACGGCACCGACCGCGAACAGATCGAGCAGGATCACAACGGCATGATCATCGCCCACGTGGCATTGTGTACCGCCTTGAGTGATCTGGTTCGGCGTCTCAGCGTGTCGCCACAGGCGGCCCTCGGCTACAGTCTCGGTGAATCATCCAGCCTGTTTTCCCTGCAAGCCTGGCAACAGCGCGATGCCATGCTTGAGCGGATTGAAGCGTCGCCCTTGTTTACCCGCGATCTCGGTGGCCCGTGTGACAGCGCGCGTCAGCTGTGGCACTTGCCGGACGATGAGGGGGTCGATTGGACACTGGGTATTGTCCCCGTCGCTGCCAACCAGGTTGAACAAACACTGCAGAACCGTGAACGGGTCTATTTGCTGATCATCAACACCCCGCAAGAATGCGTCATCGGTGGACAGCGCAGCGCGGTTGAGGCGCTGGTGGCAGACCTTGGTTGTCCGTTTATCGAACTGAAGGGCGTCACCACGGTCCACTGCCCGGTGCCGACCATGGTGGCCAAGCCTTATCACGATCTGCACTTGTTCCCAACCACCCCGCCGCAGGACGTCCGTTTCTACAGTTGCGCCAGCGGCCAACCCTACACCCCGGATACGGAAAGCTGTGCGGCGGCCATCCTCGCCCAGGCAGTGGATCGTATCGATTTTGTTCGTGTCATTGAAAACGCTTACAACGACGGCGTACGCCTGTTTATTGAAACCGGCAGCGGCAATTCATGCTCAAGAATGATTCCACGTATCCTCGGCGATCGTCCCCATATGATGCGACCGGTGCATGTTGACAATCAGCCCATGGGCGTCACCATCACTCGGCTAATGGCACAACTGATCGCCGAAGGTGTTGAGTGCGATCAATCGCTGTTGGAGCAGGACGCGAAAGAGCTGCTGAAGCCCGCCGACAAACCGACCAATGCCGTCATCCTCACGAATGGCCGGGCGAACTTGACTTTGCCGCCCCGCCCAATGGAACAGCAGAACTCTTACGATGTATCACCATCACCGGCGCGTCCACACGTGACACCGCAACCGTCACTGAGCAAGCCGATTTCTGCGTCACAGCCGGTCACGAGTCCGTTGTTTGCCACCATGAGCCGCACCCAGCACCACCATGCGGCCTGCCACGACACCTTTCTCGGTCTGTCGGAGCAGATTCAGCAGCTCATGCAACGCAACCTGGAACTGCAAAAACAACTGCGTGCCCATCTGCCCGAAGAGCCCCAACCGGCCACACAAGCGCAACCGGCTCTTACGGCAACAACCGCGGTCGCACCGCAGCAGGCTGTGGCTTTTGACCGTGACATGTGCATGGAGTTTGCCATCGGTTCCATCGCCGCCATGCTCGGTCCTCGCTTTGCGCCCATCGACGACCATCCGACACGGGTACGCTTACCCGATGAACCGCTGATGTTGGTGGACCGGATCATCAAGGTGGAGGGGAAACCCTGCTCCATGAGCCATGGCCGGGTGATCACAGAACACGATGTGACGGCGGACCGCTGGTACCTCGACGGCGAGCGCATCCCCACCTGTGTTGCGGTAGAAGCCGGTCAGGCCGACCTGTTTTTGTCCGGCTATCTGGGCATTGATTTTCACACCAAAGGTCATGCGGTTTATCGTCTGCTCGACGCCATTGTCGAATTTCACAGTGAATTGCCCAAGCCCGGTGATGTGATCCGTTACGATATTCGCATTGAGCGCTTCTTCCGCCAAGGCGACACCTGGCTGTTCCGCTTTGAGTTCGACAGTACCGTCAACGGCCAACCGCTGATGACCATGCGCAACGGCTGTGCCGGATTCTTCTCCCAGCAGGAACTCGATGCCGGTAAAGGGATCGTCCACACCAAGTTCGACCTGATGCAACAACAGGGCAAGCGACCGGCCGACTGGCAGGAGCCGGTGGCCATGGTCCGTGAAAGCTACAATGCTGAGCAGATCACGGCGTTGCGCCACGGCGATCTGGTGACCTGCTTCGGCAACGCGTTTAAGGCTCTGACGATCGGCACCCCTTACACTCTGCCCAGCGGTCACCTCGAACTGGTCGACCGGGTCACGGAAATCATTCCGGGTGGCGGGCGTTTTGGTCTGGGACAGATCCTCGCCGAGATGGACATTCAGCCGGACGACTGGTTTCTCACCTGCCATTTCTGCGACGACAATGTCATGCCCGGCACCCTGATGTACGAGTGCTGCCTGCACACATTGCGCATTTACCTGATGCGCATGGGCTGGGTCACGGCTGAAGGGGAAGCGGTCTGGCAACCGGTTCCCGGAGTTGGCAGCCAACTCAAGTGTCGTGGTCAAGTCACAGAGCACACCAAAACCGTCACCTACGAAGTCACCCTGAAGGAGTTGGGCTACCGCCCGGAGCCTTACGCCATTGTCGATGCTTTGATGTATGCCGACGACAAGCCGGTTGTCGAGATCATCAACATGTCGGTGCGTCTGAGCGGTGTCACTCGTGAGGCGATGCAACAACGCTGGCACGCGGCCCCGCAGGTTGAAAGATCGGTGATCAAACCGGCCATTTACGACTATGACAGCATTCTCGCCTACTCGAATGGCAATCCGTCTGAAGCGTTTGGCGAACCCTATAAGATCTTTGATCAACAACGGCGCATCGCCCGTCTGCCACGACCGCCGTTCCAGTTTCTCGACCGGGTGACTGACGTTCGTGCCGAAGCGTGGAAGATGGAAGCCGGCGGCACCATTGAAGCGCAATATGATGTACCCAGCGATGCCTGGTATTTCAGTGAAGAACGCACCGGTCAGATGCCATTCAGTGTGCTGCTGGAGATCGCCCTGCAACCGTGCGGCTGGATGGCCGCCTATGTTGGCTCAGCCCTGACCAGTGACATTGACCTGTGCTTCCGCAATCTGGATGGCAATGCCGTCCAGCACCGTGCGGTCACACCGCAGACCGGCACCTTGACCACCACGGTCAAACTGACTCGGGTGTCCAGCAGCGGCGGCATGATCATTCAGAGTTACGATTTTCAAGTGGAAGACCAACACGGTGTGGTGTACAGCGGTGATACCGTATTCGGCTTTTTCACCGAACACGCCCTCGCCAACCAGATCGGTATTCGCGACGCGGCCCTGCATCAGCCGACACCGCGAGAGGAACAACACGGAGTAACGCTGCCCTACCCGAACCAGGCGCCGTTCCCGGATGAAAAACTGCGCATGATTGATGAAATTGCCCTGTTCGCTGCTGACGGCGGCCCGCACCAGTTGGGCTACATTCGCGGCACCAAACAGGTCGACCCCGCTGAATGGTTTTTCCAGGCTCATTTTTACCAGGACCCGGTCTGCCCCGGCTCACTGGGCCTTGAGTCCTTCCAGCAGTTGCTCAAGTATGTTGCCGGCCAGCGCTGGGCGTGTGATGAACACACGGTCTTCGAACCGATCACCCTCAATCATCACCACCACTGGATGTACCGCGGCCAGATCATCCCAACCAACGATGTCGTGACAGTGGAAGCAGTCATTACAGCTGTGGATGATGAACAGAAGATTGTGACGGCAGATGGTTTTCTGCAGGTTGACGGCAAAGTGATTTACCAGATGAAATCATTTTCGCTGCGCATGTCACAACCTTGA